The following coding sequences are from one Capsicum annuum cultivar UCD-10X-F1 chromosome 3, UCD10Xv1.1, whole genome shotgun sequence window:
- the LOC107864400 gene encoding transcription factor bHLH78 isoform X2, producing MEKGNLFMNDDNTTIVSSYEQLQNCFFNPNLDLDNSNNNNSDPFESALSSMVSSPIASIPNNNNNSNSNSSHGGDNFVLRELIGRLGSICNSREMSPNSHNMYNNKNNYNNSSTNNSCYSTPLNSPPKLNLSMMGNLPPTQFTTDPGFVERAARFSCFATNLESGQLSRVSSNQEFKDVNLLQRNSDQFGDNSRENSSVSEQIPSGEIGSRKRKSISKGKSTKIANEKNESNAKRSKSEENDNNNNNNKAKEEEKAVVEENKDNQKPPEPPKDYIHVRARRGQATDAHSLAERVRREKISERMKLLQDLVPGCNKVTGKAVMLDEIINYVQSLQRQVEFLSMKLATVNPRMDFNMEALLSKDMFQSRGSLAHNMMYQSENSTQAFPYGFQSQPNQNFQKGTDFPFPINSLNNNLMRNSNMQLPPLDGFVEPTPQVPTFFEDDLNSVVQMGFGQNQNQSFPG from the exons atggagaagGGAAATTTGTTCATGAATGATGATAACACTACAATTGTTAGTAGTTATGAACAACTTCAAAATTGtttctttaatccaaatttggatTTGGATAATAGTAACAATAACAATTCTGATCCATTTGAGTCTGCATTAAGTTCAATGGTGTCCTCTCCAATTGCATCAAttcctaataataataataatagtaatagtaatagtagtcatggtggtgataattttgtGTTAAGGGAATTAATTGGTAGACTAGGAAGTATTTGTAATTCAAGAGAAATGTCACCAAATTCTCATAACAtgtataacaacaaaaataattataataatagtaGTACTAATAATTCTTGTTATAGTACTCCTTTAAATTCCCCACCAAAATTAAATCTTTCTATGATGGGGAATTTGCCACCAACACAATTTACTACTGATCCTGGATTTGTTGAAAGGGCAGCAAGATTTTCTTGTTTTGCAACAAACTTGGAAAGTGGACAACTTTCAAGAGTTTCAagtaaccaagaattcaaagatGTCAATTTGCTTCAAAGAAATTCAGATCAATTTGGAGATAATTCAAGAGAAAATTCATCCGTTTCTGAGCAAATCCCATCTGGTGAAATTGGctcaaggaaaagaaaatcaatttCCAAGGGAAAATCAACCAAGATTGCCAAT GAGAAAAATGAATCAAATGCCAAAAGAAGTAAGTCTGaggaaaatgataataataataataataataaagcaaaagaagaagaaaaagctgttgtagaagaaaataaagataatcaAAAGCCACCAGAGCCACCAAAGGACTATATTCATGTGAGAGCCAGAAGGGGACAGGCCACAGATGCACATAGTCTAGCTGAAAGA gtgagaagagaaaaaataagtgaaagaatGAAGCTTTTACAAGATCTTGTACCAGGCTGCAATAag gTGACTGGAAAAGCTGTGATGCTTGATGAGATTATTAACTATGTACAATCACTTCAACGCCAAGTTGAG TTCCTTTCAATGAAGTTAGCTACTGTGAATCCAAGAATGGACTTTAACATGGAAGCTCTTCTTTCCAAGGAT ATGTTCCAATCTAGGGGATCATTGGCACATAACATGATGTATCAATCAGAAAATTCAACACAAGCATTTCCATATGGATTTCAATCTCAACCaaaccaaaattttcaaaaaggaaCAGACTTTCCCTTCCCAATTAACTCATTGAATAACAATTTGATGAGAAATTCAAATATGCAATTGCCTCCTCTAGATGGTTTTGTTGAACCTACCCCTCAG GTCCCTACATTTTTTGAGGATGATCTCAATAGTGTTGTTCAAATGGGATTTGGCCAAAATCAGAACCAGAGTTTTCCTGGTTAG
- the LOC107864400 gene encoding transcription factor bHLH78 isoform X1, producing MEKGNLFMNDDNTTIVSSYEQLQNCFFNPNLDLDNSNNNNSDPFESALSSMVSSPIASIPNNNNNSNSNSSHGGDNFVLRELIGRLGSICNSREMSPNSHNMYNNKNNYNNSSTNNSCYSTPLNSPPKLNLSMMGNLPPTQFTTDPGFVERAARFSCFATNLESGQLSRVSSNQEFKDVNLLQRNSDQFGDNSRENSSVSEQIPSGEIGSRKRKSISKGKSTKIANEKNESNAKRSKSEENDNNNNNNKAKEEEKAVVEENKDNQKPPEPPKDYIHVRARRGQATDAHSLAERVRREKISERMKLLQDLVPGCNKVTGKAVMLDEIINYVQSLQRQVEFLSMKLATVNPRMDFNMEALLSKDMFQSRGSLAHNMMYQSENSTQAFPYGFQSQPNQNFQKGTDFPFPINSLNNNLMRNSNMQLPPLDGFVEPTPQVPTFFEDDLNSVVQMGFGQNQNQSFPGNIPNSQMKVEL from the exons atggagaagGGAAATTTGTTCATGAATGATGATAACACTACAATTGTTAGTAGTTATGAACAACTTCAAAATTGtttctttaatccaaatttggatTTGGATAATAGTAACAATAACAATTCTGATCCATTTGAGTCTGCATTAAGTTCAATGGTGTCCTCTCCAATTGCATCAAttcctaataataataataatagtaatagtaatagtagtcatggtggtgataattttgtGTTAAGGGAATTAATTGGTAGACTAGGAAGTATTTGTAATTCAAGAGAAATGTCACCAAATTCTCATAACAtgtataacaacaaaaataattataataatagtaGTACTAATAATTCTTGTTATAGTACTCCTTTAAATTCCCCACCAAAATTAAATCTTTCTATGATGGGGAATTTGCCACCAACACAATTTACTACTGATCCTGGATTTGTTGAAAGGGCAGCAAGATTTTCTTGTTTTGCAACAAACTTGGAAAGTGGACAACTTTCAAGAGTTTCAagtaaccaagaattcaaagatGTCAATTTGCTTCAAAGAAATTCAGATCAATTTGGAGATAATTCAAGAGAAAATTCATCCGTTTCTGAGCAAATCCCATCTGGTGAAATTGGctcaaggaaaagaaaatcaatttCCAAGGGAAAATCAACCAAGATTGCCAAT GAGAAAAATGAATCAAATGCCAAAAGAAGTAAGTCTGaggaaaatgataataataataataataataaagcaaaagaagaagaaaaagctgttgtagaagaaaataaagataatcaAAAGCCACCAGAGCCACCAAAGGACTATATTCATGTGAGAGCCAGAAGGGGACAGGCCACAGATGCACATAGTCTAGCTGAAAGA gtgagaagagaaaaaataagtgaaagaatGAAGCTTTTACAAGATCTTGTACCAGGCTGCAATAag gTGACTGGAAAAGCTGTGATGCTTGATGAGATTATTAACTATGTACAATCACTTCAACGCCAAGTTGAG TTCCTTTCAATGAAGTTAGCTACTGTGAATCCAAGAATGGACTTTAACATGGAAGCTCTTCTTTCCAAGGAT ATGTTCCAATCTAGGGGATCATTGGCACATAACATGATGTATCAATCAGAAAATTCAACACAAGCATTTCCATATGGATTTCAATCTCAACCaaaccaaaattttcaaaaaggaaCAGACTTTCCCTTCCCAATTAACTCATTGAATAACAATTTGATGAGAAATTCAAATATGCAATTGCCTCCTCTAGATGGTTTTGTTGAACCTACCCCTCAG GTCCCTACATTTTTTGAGGATGATCTCAATAGTGTTGTTCAAATGGGATTTGGCCAAAATCAGAACCAGAGTTTTCCTG GTAATATTCCTAATTCTCAAATGAAAGTTGAACTATGA